A stretch of Kazachstania africana CBS 2517 chromosome 7, complete genome DNA encodes these proteins:
- the MTC4 gene encoding Mtc4p (similar to Saccharomyces cerevisiae YBR255W; ancestral locus Anc_7.177) produces the protein MLPEENEERNVRTERSSKDQNTSNVDAGRVKLVTKLLLDSRYGLLDDLNYGRSVSGSLTDPNVHPNRNSYEPSGVTSINDEHNSKEALNIGPIKSNVGGKNHINLFTDNNEVQGNSHTESDTRFLSSKLAGVLSKQIAETKNAIQPLAVPKSTRLKAEKVKIYLDFYYTLIARCVSVGEEDIEHKGVEGVYNPLQTIRNRRLRKKTGYDLNTRKLSFYKTPIIAILQFSKSNPHRKKYKWFVDVNEKYGDITWRTSHWPDLLDPDGNLWFGASHEKKRKKKKSKHAVIPHHSTHRYHHHHHHRHENDKDDELSLNSESSKEVMKSNEEGMKHLKVYHSSKSSATSSDSQLERKHSNECSGTPFKNIHDHASSDDSNESTAKSNGKSRLDKIISKTAKRSKRWSSRSPNKTAENSVEPLNLNMGANKSGTAAGTDVYLNSTKYVTPTEAKHSRQRSNLLDDIPIQTIKQRHQQYSSDENNAEENGNSGTEGSMKGRYTGLDSSFIPPAHELSDYDIPIDPQLLKYWHDTRYIISTIAVMKHRRETHDIVKKKMLKLRNENTHINTDATDKNITETHAIINTYNKEMERVLKIGNDWTSKLLNDYSIRIESLISSSDRILSDINTTLTLKLKLFQENTERFNNLKVMKTPKLTKVVYRLLEFIIVGLLWWIWLVVSLLREIKHGLLLLIKLLKWTLW, from the coding sequence ATGCTACCTGAGGAGAATGAAGAGCGTAATGTACGAACCGAAAGGAGCTCAAAGGATCAGAATACCTCAAATGTTGACGCTGGAAGAGTGAAATTGGTTACTAAGCTACTATTAGATTCCAGATACGGTCTTCTCGATGATTTAAATTACGGCAGGAGTGTTTCAGGATCTCTTACCGACCCGAATGTACACCCAAATAGGAATTCCTATGAGCCTTCCGGCGTGACGTCGATCAATGATGAACATAATTCAAAGGAAGCCTTAAATATTGGACCTATTAAAAGTAATGTGGGCGGGAAAAATCATATCAACCTCTTTACAGATAATAATGAGGTGCAGGGAAATAGCCATACTGAATCTGACACGAGGTTCCTCAGTAGTAAACTAGCAGGTGTCCTCTCAAAACAAATAGCTGAGACGAAAAATGCAATCCAACCACTCGCTGTACCGAAATCTACTAGGTTAAAGGCAGAAAAGGTAAAAATATACCTGGATTTCTATTACACGTTGATTGCTAGGTGTGTCTCGGTGGGTGAAGAGGATATCGAACATAAGGGTGTTGAAGGTGTATATAATCCTTTACAAACTATCAGGAATAGAAGactaagaaaaaaaacgGGCTACGACTTAAATACAAGAAAGCTATCTTTTTATAAGACTCCAATTATTGCAATACTTCAATTCTCAAAATCAAATCCTcacagaaaaaaatataaatggTTCGTCGACGTCAATGAGAAATATGGCGACATAACATGGAGAACAAGTCACTGGCCCGATTTACTTGACCCGGATGGGAACCTATGGTTTGGTGCTTCTCAtgagaaaaagagaaaaaagaagaagagtaaACATGCTGTTATTCCTCATCACTCTACTCACcgttatcatcatcatcatcatcaccgccatgaaaatgataaagacGATGAATTATCTTTAAATAGTGAAAGTTCAAAGGAGGTAATGAAAAGTAATGAAGAAGGCATGAAGCATTTGAAAGTTTATCATAGCAGCAAATCAAGCGCAACCAGCAGTGATTCTCAATTAGAACGTAAACATTCGAATGAATGTTCTGGTACTCCATTCAAGAATATTCATGATCATGCATCCTCTGATGATAGTAATGAGAGCACTGCAAAATCCAACGGGAAGAGCCGTCTTGACAAAATTATCAGCAAGACTGCCAAAAGGTCTAAAAGATGGTCATCGCGGTCACCAAATAAAACCGCAGAGAACAGTGTAGAACCGTTAAATTTGAACATGGGAGCGAATAAAAGCGGCACCGCAGCGGGAACAGATGTCTACTTAAATAGCACCAAATATGTTACCCCTACGGAGGCCAAACATTCACGACAAAGATCAAATCTACTAGACGACATACCAATCCAGACAATTAAACAACGTCACCAACAATATAGCAGCGATGAGAATAATGCAGAGGAAAACGGTAATAGTGGGACTGAAGGAAGCATGAAAGGCCGTTATACAGGTCTTGATTCTTCATTTATACCCCCAGCGCATGAACTTTCCGACTATGATATACCAATAGATCCTCAACTATTAAAGTACTGGCATGACACAAGATATATTATTAGTACTATAGCTGTTATGAAACATAGAAGGGAAACGCATGATATagtgaaaaagaagatgttGAAATTAAGAAACGAAAATACGCATATTAATACCGATGCCACTGATAAGAACATCACTGAAACTCATGCAATTATCAACACatataataaagaaatggaaaggGTTTTAAAAATAGGAAACGACTGGACATCAAAGTTGCTAAACGATTATTCTATTAGAATTGAATCGTTGATTTCATCCAGTGACAGAATATTAAGTGATATCAATACCACTTtaactttgaaattaaagttATTTCAGGAAAACACAGAAAGGTTTAATAATCTAAAGGTAATGAAAACACCGAAGTTAACCAAAGTTGTTTATCGACTTTTAGAATTCATAATTGTTGGATTACTGTGGTGGATCTGGCTTGTTGTTAGTTTATTAAGAGAAATTAAGCATGGTTTATTACTTcttatcaaattattaaaatgGACGTTGTGGTAA
- the KAFR0G02900 gene encoding uncharacterized protein, translated as MHYNETIFFSNAANTKPEHFEEYMLLLSTALVTIAGTVLTCTGAVLPPFATVSCFFNVLAFISLSLFSILTGLDQLSKGIVILEDLVHYLPDDIIFPNTERAINFQDFLKERITFAQEGQRRCVFFDWSNTFSNHSNIKESICINTVTLDVLSKNTRPIALDLAKQNSFSDKTKIITVFYKRFENLCNLLSPIMYKEITKVLRSVSRGAWEEETKFEVGGGGCNNEGSTSADECPFFSIKFYVDNLL; from the coding sequence ATGCATTACAATGAAACGATATTTTTCAGCAATGCAGCAAACACAAAACCAGAACACTTTGAAGAATATATGCTATTACTTTCAACTGCATTGGTAACGATAGCTGGTACTGTTCTTACGTGCACTGGCGCTGTTTTGCCACCTTTTGCGACGGTTTCATGTTTTTTTAACGTTTTAGctttcatttctttatctttattttcaattttgacTGGGCTGGATCAATTATCAAAGGGAATTGTAATACTAGAAGACCTAGTCCATTATCTTCCAgatgatattatatttcCAAATACTGAAAGAGCAATTAATTTCCaggattttttgaaagaaagaataacTTTTGCACAAGAAGGGCAACGTCGCTGTGTTTTTTTCGATTGGTCCAACACTTTTTCTAATCActcaaatatcaaagagTCCATATGCATCAATACTGTTACTCTTGATGTTTTATCCAAAAATACACGACCAATTGCTTTGGACTTAGCAAAGCAAAATTCGTTTTCAGATAAAACCAAGATAATTACAGTATTTTATAAAAGATTCGAGAATTTATGCAATCTACTCTCTCCAATAATgtataaagaaattacaaaagTTCTGAGAAGTGTGAGTAGGGGTGCTtgggaagaagaaactaaATTTGAAGTAGGTGGAGGTGGGTGCAACAATGAGGGAAGTACGTCAGCAGATGAATGTCCATTTTTCAGTATAAAATTTTATGTAGATAATTTACTATAA
- the STS1 gene encoding Sts1p (similar to Saccharomyces cerevisiae STS1 (YIR011C); ancestral locus Anc_7.179): MTRNTTITAQDMGFSWGFSSIHENNNDNRTTDNIPTSSLSLMRSSDNSYDNESLYYNKSNSQTQDNNRQKRRLDLTNDDKNEEAQNISESTNNNHNNNNTRKYMVSKRKYNISTIIKGQELPIQRGIEFMEKQQLQNILLDLVKLNDPQITQFINSKISSSNLSYEKCLEHLKAKLTELFENIPYSKDFYNDMKNNKLDDYAFVRLKPYILEFLNCLIDFVLNNIPPIVNNLHESFNFVDNCTEMVLNLPRFQLPSNNYYYDKCLEQLSFIWCSLIEHAIKDTVITINDKSVLVEWMNKLHYYNELSNGMLNRPVVLFKSLDLSTTVGDLSNTATNADLLSSVANNRNR; encoded by the coding sequence ATGACCAGGAATACAACAATAACTGCTCAGGACATGGGGTTCTCCTGGGGTTTTAGTTCGATTCATGagaataataatgataacaGAACCACTGATAACATCCCAACTTCTTCTCTAAGTTTGATGAGGAGTTCTGATAATTCATATGATAACGAATCCTTATATTATAATAAGAGTAATTCACAAACACAGGATAATAATAGACAGAAGAGGAGGTTGGATTTAACGAACGATGacaaaaatgaagaagcaCAAAATATTAGTGAATCAACAAATAACaatcataataataataataccagAAAATATATGGTATCGAAGAgaaaatacaatatttcAACGATAATCAAAGGTCAAGAATTGCCCATACAAAGAGGAATCGAATTCATGGAAAAACAacaattacaaaatatacTTTTGGATCTagtaaaattaaatgatcCGCAAATAACTCAGTTTATAAACTCAAAGATAAGTTCATCCAATTTAAGTTACGAAAAGTGTTTGGAACATTTAAAAGCCAAGTTAACTGAACTGTTCGAGAATATTCCCTACAGCAAGGATTTCTATAATGACATGAAGAATAATAAGTTAGATGATTACGCATTTGTCCGACTAAAGCCTTATATTCTAGAGTTTTTAAACTGCCTCATTGATTTTGTCcttaataatattcctCCAATCGTTAATAATTTACACGAATCGTTCAATTTTGTCGATAATTGCACTGAAATGGTTCTAAATTTACCTAGATTTCAATTACCAAGtaataattattattatgatAAATGTTTAGAGcaactttcttttatttgGTGCAGCTTAATCGAGCATGCAATCAAAGATACTGTCATTACTATCAATGATAAATCAGTACTCGTTGAATGGATGAATAAGTTGCACTATTATAATGAATTATCAAATGGAATGCTAAATAGGCCAGTTGTACTATTCAAATCCCTAGATTTAAGTACTACCGTTGGGGACCTATCAAATACTGCGACAAACGCAGACTTGCTAAGTTCAGTTGCAAATAATCGAAATCGATAA
- the RCF3 gene encoding Rcf3p (similar to Saccharomyces cerevisiae YBR255C-A; ancestral locus Anc_7.178): protein MRDHVQPIHYSQATVKELTKQIAVASCIGAFQGGLISITTGLLLRKFSSIYRTVRLPVRVFYHCSWISMGMVFRADKQLIIFQQNYYSQELQRRGKLLDEAADRGIFLEEEAITRSTTNTD from the exons ATGCGTGATCACGTCCAACCCATTCATTATAGTCAGGCTACTGTTAAAGAACTTACCAAACAA ATAGCAGTTGCTTCATGTATTGGTGCTTTTCAAGGTGGTTTGATTAGCATTACAACTGGCCTCTTACTGCGAAAGTTTTCTTCCATATATAGAACCGTAAGATTGCCGGTACGTGTATTCTATCATTGTTCATGGATATCCATGGGCATGGTGTTTAGGGCCGACAAacaattgataatatttcaaCAAAACTACTATTCTCAAGAGCTTCAGAGAAGAGGTAAGTTATTAGATGAGGCCGCAGACAGGGGGATATTTctagaagaagaagcaataACACGAAGTACTACTAATACTGATTAA
- the MET10 gene encoding sulfite reductase subunit alpha (similar to Saccharomyces cerevisiae MET10 (YFR030W); ancestral locus Anc_7.185): MILSEFDASPFGSTSNAKALSKYGTPVEAISSVIYNNVDDIFVYKTFSEEDLLYGSIKNWAHQEQSKHFQELDIRSGAGLSPLGFASGLSVSKLVGIVTPGYALPYFINTFNATKQTKSRFFFNVGALGYNQKTGSITTDYVSALDAASKLGFNVISPISTNEVQATTLLSLAVAKFGNTVGTVNLFDGVSYSKSILPITEDISKYSGVFRALEKVLPPNASFDEVLFKFNELTGLRLFNFHYSGKQDVETVFVIHGSLESELFTQIAKDNEKIGILSVRVPIPFDIEKFVTKIPKTTKRIVVVNQTLSTSAPTTLKSQVSAALFYHGNKNIIVSEFVYQPDFIWSPLAVEKIISSFAQDFQAVCSPESKNFIFWSSDKSVNINIAPTLAEFLSNDNTKALSLRSKFDNVTNAGIFQAQISYAPKDNFSLISNIDFADVSIVEDVTLLKKIDVNATIKKGGSIIILSSKSLKNLNFSQLETFTKDLGIPESFLVAAIENEINFTFIDLEALNEQAIELTHIIGYTVLTKCSSASPEKSSKHAIQLNIDETSLETALLNAVKNVFFTNIPKIEATSEETEELPIFITETSFTPNNSEIQGTKPAQISKSKEIAKKLAFKEAFGLEKHVRPDLPVKNFIVKVKENRRVTPSNYDRYIFHIEFDITGTGLKYYIGEALGIHARNDEKQVLDFLIGYGLNPEDIVLVPNKDNSDLLESRTVLHAFTENLDLFGKPPKKFYETLSEFAEDEKDKKRLQELVSAEGAVELKRYQDVEYYTYADIFQLFTSARPSVEHLVTMISPLKRREYSIASSQKVHSNEVHLLIVVVDWIDNRGRKRFGQASKFISDLQIGQEVVVSVKPSVMKLPPLPSQPVIMSGLGTGLAPFKAIVEEKLWQKQQGYEIGDVFLYLGSRHKREEYLYGELWEAYKDAGIITHIGAAFSRDQPEKIYIQDCIRENLAELKTAMIDQEGSFYLCGPTWPVPDITQALQDIIAADAEEKGEKVDLNAAIEELKDTSRYILEVY, encoded by the coding sequence ATGATACTTTCTGAATTTGATGCAAGCCCATTTGGGTCAACCTCAAACGCTAAAGCGCTGTCCAAATACGGAACACCCGTCGAAGCTATTTCCTCAGTTATCTACAATAACGTGGATGATATCTTTGTCTATAAGACCTTCTCCGAAGAAGATTTGTTATACGGGTCTATTAAGAATTGGGCTCACCAAGAGCAAAGCAAACACTTTCAGGAATTAGATATCAGATCTGGTGCTGGCTTATCACCACTTGGTTTTGCTAGCGGTTTGTCTGTGTCAAAACTTGTTGGCATTGTGACACCAGGATATGCTTTACCTTACTTTATTAATACTTTCAATGCAACCAAGCAGAcaaaatcaagatttttcttcaacgtGGGTGCGCTGGGCTACAATCAAAAGACTGGTTCTATCACTACTGACTACGTGAGCGCTCTGGATGCCGCATCCAAATTGGGATTTAACGTAATTTCTCCTATCTCCACTAATGAGGTACAAGCCACAACTTTGTTGTCCTTAGCTGTCGCTAAATTCGGAAATACTGTCGGTACTGTTAACTTATTCGATGGGGTTAGTTATTCCAAGTCTATTTTACCAATTACAGAGGATATCTCCAAATATTCTGGCGTCTTTAGAGCATTAGAAAAAGTGCTTCCACCTAATGCTTCCTTCGACGAAgttttgttcaaatttaatgaattaacTGGATTAAGATTATTTAATTTCCATTATTCAGGTAAGCAAGATGTAGAAACTGTTTTCGTTATTCACGGTTCATTGGAATCTGAACTATTTACACAGATCGCTAAAGATAACGAAAAGATTGGTATTTTATCTGTCAGAGTCCCTATACCATtcgatattgaaaaatttgtaacAAAGATTCCAAAAACTACAAAGAGAATTGTTGTTGTTAATCAAACTTTGAGTACTTCCGCACCAACGACGTTAAAATCACAGGTTTCTGCGGCCTTATTTTATCATGgtaataaaaatatcatagTCTCAGAGTTCGTTTACCAACCCGATTTTATCTGGTCACCATTGGcagttgaaaaaatcatttcatCCTTTGCTCAGGATTTCCAGGCTGTTTGTTCTccagaatcaaaaaatttcatattttggTCTTCTGATAAGAGCgtaaatatcaatattgcTCCTACTTTAGCTGAATTTTTGTCCAATGACAACACAAAGGCTCTCTCTTTAAGGTCCAAATTCGATAATGTTACAAACGCTGGTATTTTCCAAGCCCAAATCAGTTATGCGCCAAAggacaatttttcattgatttctaATATCGATTTTGCTGATGTCAGCATTGTCGAAGACGTAActttgttgaaaaaaattgatgtaAATGCTACCATTAAAAAAGGTGGTTCTATCATCATATTATCGTCGAAGTCTCTAAAAAACCTGAACTTTAGCCAACTTGAAACTTTTACCAAGGACCTGGGTATACCTGAATCCTTCTTGGTTGCTGCAATTGAAAACGAAATCAATTTCACTTTTATTGACCTAGAAGCTTTGAATGAACAAGCCATCGAACTGACCCATATTATTGGGTACACAGTTTTAACCAAATGCTCAAGTGCTTCTCCTGAAAAATCTTCCAAACACGCCATTCAACTTAACATCGATGAAACTTCCCTTGAAACTGCTTTATTGAATGCCGTAAAGAATGTGTTTTTTACgaatattccaaaaattgaagcTACGTCTGAAGAAACAGAAGAGTTACCAATCTTCATCACAGAAACTTCATTTACGCCAAATAATAGTGAGATTCAAGGCACAAAGCCAGCCCAAATTTCGAAATCAAAGGAAATCGCCAAAAAATTGGCATTTAAGGAAGCATTTGGTCTCGAGAAACATGTAAGACCTGACTTACCTGTCAAGAATTTTATCGTTAAAGTTAAGGAGAACAGACGTGTCACACCCTCTAATTATGACAGATACATCTTCCATATTGAGTTCGACATCACTGGTACAGGTTTAAAATACTATATTGGTGAGGCTCTCGGTATCCACGCCAGAAATGACGAAAAACAGGTTTTGGATTTCTTAATCGGCTATGGATTGAATCCAGAGGACATTGTCTTAGTCCCAAATAAGGATAATTCCGATTTACTCGAATCAAGAACTGTATTGCATGCATTCACTGAAAATCTAGACCTTTTTGGTAAACCcccaaagaaattttatgaaaCTTTGTCAGAATTTGCTGAAGACGAAAAAGACAAGAAGAGGCTGCAAGAATTGGTCTCAGCAGAAGGAGCTGTTGAACTGAAAAGATATCAAGATGTTGAATACTATACGTATGCAGACATTTTCCAATTATTCACATCTGCTAGACCTTCGGTAGAACATTTGGTTACAATGATTTCGCCATTGAAGAGAAGAGAATATTCCATTGCCTCATCTCAAAAAGTGCACTCTAATGAAGTTCACCTGttaattgttgttgttgacTGGATTGATAacagaggaagaaaaagatttgGTCAAGCATCCAAATTTATTTCGGATCTACAAATTGGACAGGAAGTTGTCGTCAGTGTTAAACCATCAGTGATGAAGCTACCACCGCTACCATCTCAACCAGTCATTATGAGTGGTTTAGGTACCGGTTTAGCTCCTTTTAAAGCTATcgtagaagaaaaattgtgGCAAAAACAACAGGGTTACGAAATTGGCGACGTATTCTTATATCTTGGTTCAAGACATAAGAGAGAGGAATATTTATATGGTGAGTTATGGGAAGCTTACAAAGATGCTGGAATTATCACTCATATTGGTGCTGCATTCTCTAGAGATCAAccagaaaaaatttatatccAAGACTGTATTAGGGAGAATCTTGCTGAGTTAAAAACTGCTATGATTGATCAAGAAGGGTCCTTTTATTTATGTGGTCCTACTTGGCCTGTTCCTGATATTACTCAGGCTCTACAAGATATCATTGCTGCCGATGCAGAAGAAAAAGGTGAAAAGGTTGACTTAAACGCTGCCATTGAGGAGCTGAAAGATACTTCCAGATATATTCTTGAAGTTTACTAA
- the RIB5 gene encoding riboflavin synthase (similar to Saccharomyces cerevisiae RIB5 (YBR256C); ancestral locus Anc_7.181) produces the protein MFTGIVEAIGTVKEYKPYDDSESGGQGVSITITDASKILNDCHIGDSIAINGICLTVTEFSEDVFKVGISPETIKRTNVSSWINNSKVNLERAVSQDVRFGGHYVQGHVDTVATIVSKENEGNSIIFGFKLRDSQYNKYIVEKGFICIDGTSLTITNVDKDDIFYISMIKHTQQNVIMPLKAIGGEVNIEVDLTGKIIEKQILLTLENQIENENSALNKVISKIVDERIKKYMDKK, from the coding sequence ATGTTTACTGGTATTGTTGAGGCTATTGGTACAGTGAAAGAATATAAACCATATGACGATAGTGAAAGTGGTGGACAAGGTGTTTCAATCACAATAACTGATGCaagtaaaattttgaatgattgTCATATTGGTGATTCTATTGCCATCAATGGTATCTGTCTCACCGTTACTGAATTTTCAGAGGATGTCTTCAAGGTTGGAATTTCTCCAGAAACTATTAAGAGAACAAATGTTTCATCATGGATAAATAACTCAAAAGTTAATTTAGAAAGAGCAGTATCTCAGGATGTCAGATTTGGTGGTCACTATGTCCAAGGTCACGTGGATACTGTGGCAACTATTGTTTcgaaagaaaatgaaggtAATTCCATCATATTTGGATTCAAATTAAGAGATTCTCAATACAATAAGTACATCGTTGAAAAAGGTTTCATTTGCATCGATGGTACTTCATTGACCATAACGAATGttgataaagatgatattttctatataaGCATGATAAAACATACTCAACAAAATGTTATAATGCCATTGAAAGCAATTGGTGGTGAAGTTAATATAGAAGTTGACTTAACAGGTAAGATAATCGAAAAGCAAATATTATTAACGTTAGAAAACCAAATCGAAAACGAAAACAGTGCTTTGAATAAAGTCATTTCTAAAATCGTCGAcgaaagaattaaaaaatatatggaCAAGAAATGA